In the genome of Saccharomonospora viridis DSM 43017, one region contains:
- a CDS encoding cytochrome c, translated as MFFMKKRGTAEERRASRRTKFRRRMAGVLALGVALVSAGGLYAVFAPEPQSAQAQEDSALIRKGQEVYNNTCISCHGENLQGVEGRGPSLIGVGEASVYFQTASGRMPMVRQEAQALRKPPRLSPEEIDALGAYIQANGGGPERPKESGAELRGSNPARGAELFRLNCASCHNFTGQGGALSAGKFAPELAPASEEEIYTAMQSGPQNMPKFSDRQLSPEEKRDIVAYVKSVSDGNNAPGGNGLGGLGPASEGVIAWVVGIGVLIGATMWIGSRA; from the coding sequence ATGTTCTTCATGAAGAAGCGCGGCACCGCCGAGGAGAGGCGGGCGAGTCGCCGCACGAAGTTCCGTCGCCGGATGGCGGGCGTGCTGGCATTGGGTGTTGCGTTGGTGAGCGCAGGCGGGCTCTACGCGGTGTTCGCGCCGGAGCCGCAGTCCGCGCAGGCGCAGGAGGACTCTGCGCTGATCCGCAAGGGCCAAGAGGTCTACAACAACACCTGCATCAGCTGCCACGGCGAGAACCTCCAAGGCGTGGAGGGCCGCGGGCCGAGCTTGATCGGGGTCGGCGAGGCGTCGGTGTACTTCCAGACCGCCAGTGGCCGGATGCCGATGGTGCGTCAGGAAGCGCAGGCGCTGCGTAAGCCGCCGCGGTTGTCGCCCGAGGAGATCGACGCGCTGGGCGCCTACATCCAGGCCAACGGTGGTGGTCCTGAGCGTCCCAAGGAAAGCGGTGCTGAGCTGCGGGGGTCCAACCCCGCGCGCGGTGCGGAGTTGTTCCGCCTGAACTGTGCGTCGTGTCACAACTTCACCGGGCAGGGTGGTGCGCTGTCGGCGGGTAAGTTCGCGCCGGAGCTCGCACCCGCCTCCGAGGAAGAGATTTACACCGCGATGCAAAGCGGTCCGCAGAACATGCCGAAGTTCTCCGACCGACAGCTCTCCCCCGAGGAGAAGCGGGACATCGTGGCCTACGTGAAGTCGGTGTCGGACGGCAACAACGCGCCCGGTGGTAACGGGCTCGGCGGTCTCGGCCCCGCTTCGGAAGGCGTGATTGCCTGGGTCGTCGGTATCGGAGTGCTGATCGGCGCGACCATGTGGATCGGATCGAGGGCGTAG
- a CDS encoding DEDD exonuclease domain-containing protein → MQLAFDELGTPLREVTFVVVDLETTGVTPDGAGITEIGAVKVRGGEVVGEFATLVDPGVPIPPQIVALTGITPAMVRSAPRIEQVLPTFLEFVSGAVLVAHNAGFDVSFLKAACQTHGYEWPKPTVVCTLKLARRVLGRQETRGHRLSTLASLFGARSTPKHRALDDAKATVDVLHGLLERVGPLGVQSLEELLDYLRAVTPAQRRKRGLAAHLPERPGVYLFRGPSDEVLYVGTARNLRRRVRQYFTASDNRGRIREMVALAERVDAVECSHALEAAVRELRLLAAYRPPYNRRSRNPSKVWWVVLTDEPFPRLSVVRQPRDGALGPFTSRNSARAVADTLADLARLRTCTRRIPATGAAGPSCVLAELGSCGAPCIGAQTAEDYRLSVRLVSDLIDGVDTALLRRGHEQLDALSAIQHFERAARRRDELVAVLRAVDKRHRLAALASLEELVAASPDGSGGWEFAVVRYGRLASAGVARRGVPPMPVVDALVDSAETVLPEPGPLRGANGEETALLWRWLTRPGVRLVRTSAPWAEPVHGAGRWRAWLDAADTATALEAIGHGDPAAR, encoded by the coding sequence ATGCAGCTTGCGTTCGACGAGCTGGGAACTCCTCTGCGTGAGGTCACGTTCGTGGTCGTCGACCTGGAGACCACGGGCGTCACTCCCGACGGAGCGGGCATCACCGAGATCGGCGCGGTGAAAGTCCGGGGCGGCGAGGTGGTGGGGGAATTCGCCACCCTGGTCGACCCCGGCGTGCCGATCCCGCCACAGATCGTCGCGTTGACCGGAATCACCCCGGCCATGGTGCGTTCGGCTCCGCGCATCGAACAGGTGCTTCCCACGTTCCTGGAGTTCGTCTCCGGTGCGGTGCTGGTGGCCCACAACGCGGGGTTCGACGTCTCGTTCCTCAAAGCGGCCTGCCAGACCCACGGCTACGAGTGGCCGAAACCCACCGTGGTGTGCACGTTGAAACTCGCGCGGCGGGTGCTCGGGCGACAGGAGACCCGAGGACACCGCCTGTCGACGCTGGCCTCGTTGTTCGGGGCTCGAAGCACCCCGAAGCATCGAGCGCTCGACGATGCCAAAGCCACCGTCGACGTCCTGCACGGCCTGCTGGAACGCGTGGGCCCCCTCGGCGTGCAGTCACTGGAGGAGTTGCTCGACTACCTGCGCGCCGTCACCCCGGCGCAGCGTCGTAAGCGCGGTCTCGCCGCGCACCTGCCCGAACGACCGGGTGTCTACCTGTTCCGCGGCCCGTCCGACGAGGTGCTCTACGTCGGCACCGCACGCAATCTGCGTCGACGGGTACGGCAGTACTTCACCGCCTCCGACAACCGGGGTCGCATCAGGGAGATGGTGGCCCTGGCGGAACGGGTGGACGCCGTGGAGTGCTCCCATGCGCTGGAGGCGGCCGTGCGGGAACTGCGGCTGTTGGCGGCCTATCGCCCTCCCTACAACCGCCGTTCCCGGAATCCGAGCAAGGTGTGGTGGGTGGTCCTCACCGACGAACCGTTCCCCCGACTGTCGGTGGTGCGACAGCCCCGTGACGGTGCGCTCGGACCGTTCACCTCCCGCAACAGTGCCAGGGCCGTGGCCGATACGCTCGCCGACCTGGCCCGGCTACGGACGTGCACCCGCCGTATCCCCGCCACAGGCGCCGCTGGGCCGTCCTGCGTACTCGCCGAGCTGGGCAGCTGCGGAGCACCGTGCATCGGCGCCCAGACGGCCGAGGACTACCGCCTTTCGGTGCGTCTGGTCAGCGATCTCATCGACGGGGTGGACACCGCACTCCTTCGACGGGGACACGAGCAACTGGACGCGCTCTCGGCGATCCAGCACTTCGAACGCGCGGCTCGTCGTCGTGACGAGTTGGTCGCGGTGTTGCGCGCGGTGGACAAGCGACACAGGCTGGCGGCATTGGCCTCCCTCGAGGAGCTCGTGGCCGCCTCTCCCGACGGTTCGGGAGGGTGGGAGTTCGCCGTCGTGCGCTACGGCAGGTTGGCGTCCGCGGGAGTCGCGCGCCGCGGCGTACCCCCTATGCCCGTCGTGGACGCGCTCGTCGACTCCGCCGAGACGGTCCTCCCCGAGCCCGGCCCGTTACGCGGCGCGAACGGTGAGGAAACGGCGTTGCTGTGGCGCTGGCTGACCCGGCCGGGGGTTCGGCTGGTGCGTACCTCGGCGCCGTGGGCCGAACCGGTTCACGGGGCAGGCCGATGGCGGGCCTGGCTCGACGCCGCCGACACGGCGACAGCGCTGGAAGCGATCGGCCACGGCGACCCGGCCGCACGATGA
- a CDS encoding cytochrome b, whose amino-acid sequence MSSLTTPTKGSGLLAKRVAEAANNADQRYHLAQGLRRQMNKVFPTHWSFLLGELALYSFIVLILSGIYLTLFFDPSMAEVVYDGPYKNLQGVEMSRALESTLEISFEVRGGLFIRQMHHWAALIFVAAMFVHMFRVFFTGAFRRPREANWVIGALLLILGMFEGFFGYSLPDDLLSGTGIRATLSGITLSVPVIGTWAHWALFGGEFPGTVIVPRMYALHILIVPGIMLALVAAHLALVWYQKHTQFPGVRRKETNVVGVRIMPVFALKGGFWFAVVTGFIALMSGLFQINAVWHIGPYNPSQVSAGSQPDWYLAWADGILRVYPAWELYLGDYTVPPVFFAGAIGMGILFTLLIAYPFIERKFSKDTAHHNLLQRPRDAPVRTSLGVMALTFFMVLEISGFNDIVAFKYDISLNAMTWAGRIGLLILPPLAYFITYRICLGLQRSDREVLEHGVETGIIKRLPHGEFIEVHQPLGPVDEHGHPIPLEYQGAHVPKKMNELGSAGKPVAGTMLTPDPPEETAALERARAEQGGYLEGGGELEAPQPEQASTSSKR is encoded by the coding sequence ATGAGCTCACTCACCACGCCGACGAAGGGCTCCGGCTTGCTAGCCAAGCGGGTCGCTGAGGCCGCGAATAACGCTGACCAGCGTTATCACTTGGCCCAGGGGTTGCGGCGCCAGATGAACAAGGTGTTCCCGACCCACTGGTCGTTCCTGCTCGGTGAGCTGGCCCTTTACAGCTTCATCGTCCTGATCCTGTCGGGGATCTACCTGACACTGTTCTTCGACCCCTCGATGGCCGAGGTCGTGTACGACGGCCCGTACAAGAACCTCCAGGGCGTCGAGATGTCGCGGGCTCTCGAGTCCACACTGGAGATCTCGTTCGAGGTCCGCGGCGGTCTGTTCATCCGGCAGATGCACCACTGGGCTGCGTTGATCTTCGTCGCGGCCATGTTCGTGCACATGTTCCGGGTGTTCTTCACCGGTGCGTTCCGTAGGCCGCGTGAAGCCAACTGGGTCATCGGCGCCCTGCTGTTGATCCTGGGCATGTTCGAGGGCTTCTTCGGTTACTCGCTGCCGGACGACCTGCTGTCCGGTACCGGTATCCGGGCGACGCTCTCGGGCATCACGCTGTCGGTCCCGGTCATCGGCACCTGGGCGCACTGGGCGCTGTTCGGTGGGGAGTTCCCCGGCACGGTGATCGTGCCGAGGATGTACGCCCTGCACATCCTGATCGTCCCCGGCATCATGCTGGCGCTGGTGGCCGCCCACTTGGCGCTGGTGTGGTACCAGAAGCACACCCAGTTCCCCGGGGTGCGCCGCAAGGAGACCAACGTGGTCGGCGTGCGCATCATGCCGGTGTTCGCGCTCAAGGGTGGTTTCTGGTTCGCCGTGGTCACCGGCTTCATCGCGTTGATGTCGGGTCTGTTCCAGATCAACGCGGTGTGGCACATCGGTCCATACAACCCGTCCCAGGTGTCGGCGGGTTCGCAGCCCGACTGGTATCTGGCATGGGCCGACGGCATCCTGCGGGTCTACCCGGCCTGGGAGCTGTACCTGGGTGACTACACGGTGCCGCCGGTGTTCTTCGCCGGTGCCATCGGTATGGGCATCCTGTTCACGCTGCTGATCGCGTACCCGTTCATCGAGCGCAAGTTCTCGAAGGACACCGCGCATCACAACCTGTTGCAGCGCCCGCGTGACGCACCCGTGCGGACCAGCCTCGGTGTCATGGCCCTGACGTTCTTCATGGTGCTGGAGATCTCCGGGTTCAACGACATCGTCGCGTTCAAGTACGACATCTCGCTCAACGCGATGACGTGGGCGGGCCGCATCGGACTGCTGATCCTGCCTCCGCTGGCGTACTTCATCACCTACCGGATCTGTCTGGGACTCCAGCGGTCCGACCGCGAGGTGCTGGAGCACGGTGTGGAGACCGGCATCATCAAGCGGCTGCCGCACGGTGAGTTCATCGAGGTCCACCAGCCGCTCGGCCCGGTGGACGAGCACGGACACCCGATCCCGCTGGAGTACCAGGGTGCGCACGTGCCGAAGAAGATGAACGAGCTCGGCTCGGCGGGCAAGCCGGTGGCCGGCACGATGCTGACCCCGGACCCGCCGGAGGAGACGGCGGCCCTGGAGCGGGCCAGGGCGGAGCAAGGCGGCTACCTCGAGGGCGGCGGCGAGCTGGAAGCACCGCAGCCCGAACAGGCCAGCACGTCGAGCAAACGCTAG
- a CDS encoding Lrp/AsnC family transcriptional regulator, whose protein sequence is MITAIVLIHAATDSIPETAQAIADIDGVSEVYSCAGDVDLVAILRVSSHERLAEVIPGQIGKIPGVVDTVTHIAFRSYSSADTESAFDIGIDGD, encoded by the coding sequence TTGATTACCGCGATCGTGCTCATCCACGCCGCGACAGACAGCATCCCCGAGACAGCGCAGGCGATCGCGGACATCGACGGGGTGTCCGAGGTCTACTCGTGCGCCGGGGACGTCGACCTGGTCGCCATTCTGCGAGTCTCGAGTCACGAACGCCTCGCCGAAGTGATCCCCGGCCAGATCGGCAAGATTCCCGGCGTGGTCGACACCGTCACCCACATCGCCTTCCGGTCGTACTCCAGCGCCGACACCGAATCCGCCTTCGACATCGGCATCGACGGCGACTGA
- a CDS encoding NYN domain-containing protein: protein MLSSSAYPEHPEEAVPGEPVVGTPGEAEPATRPSKTGEGVSDTESVDWLGLPEPVRERVATLAAAALGKLPSDDVPRQLRPVARFAPAKRAKLGGTALLTALRDSPRFRTAVLEWLREHRVDALNPNDDDSVAAAAAAVLLGESSASSRVRLVAKNTEESALRAERDAAVARVRKLEAEVGRLRAELEEARVEVERARNEREEELARLRGRLRKQGVVVRQAEDTAAEAVAARQRIEAERDAEIEAMAARLERERQKALAERARAERAKAEAEAARQAAREARDADEVRLSMLLDTLSGAVDGLRRELSIGTGSRRPADTVRGANPGRHGGRVSEPAGLDSLLALPNVHLIVDGYNVTKTGYPELSLVEQRQRLVRELGALASRTGAEITVVFDGADVTSIPAAGARNVRVLFSDPGVLADDVIRSLVLAEPQGRPLVVATSDQAVVNSVCAAGSYAIPAAVLLARLGRV from the coding sequence ATGTTGTCGTCGTCCGCGTACCCCGAGCATCCCGAGGAGGCCGTCCCGGGAGAGCCCGTTGTCGGTACGCCCGGCGAAGCTGAGCCCGCCACCCGACCGAGTAAGACAGGGGAGGGCGTGTCCGATACGGAATCCGTCGACTGGCTTGGTCTTCCCGAGCCCGTCCGGGAACGAGTGGCCACGCTTGCCGCCGCGGCGCTGGGCAAACTCCCCAGTGACGACGTGCCGCGCCAGCTGCGGCCCGTGGCGCGCTTCGCGCCGGCCAAGCGCGCGAAGCTCGGCGGTACCGCGCTGTTGACGGCGTTGCGGGACTCCCCACGATTCCGCACCGCGGTGCTCGAGTGGCTGCGTGAACACCGTGTGGACGCCCTGAATCCGAACGACGACGATTCCGTCGCCGCCGCCGCGGCAGCGGTGTTGCTCGGTGAGTCGAGTGCCTCGTCGCGAGTACGACTGGTGGCGAAGAACACCGAGGAATCAGCTCTGCGAGCCGAACGCGACGCGGCCGTGGCCCGGGTGCGGAAGTTGGAGGCCGAGGTCGGCAGGCTCCGCGCGGAACTGGAAGAGGCCCGTGTGGAGGTCGAGCGGGCGAGGAACGAACGCGAGGAGGAGCTGGCCCGACTGCGTGGCAGGCTGCGGAAGCAGGGTGTCGTGGTGCGCCAGGCGGAGGACACGGCCGCGGAGGCCGTGGCGGCGCGACAGCGGATCGAGGCCGAGCGGGACGCCGAGATCGAGGCCATGGCCGCGCGGTTGGAACGGGAACGACAGAAGGCCCTGGCGGAGCGGGCCAGAGCGGAACGGGCCAAGGCCGAGGCCGAGGCGGCGCGACAGGCCGCCCGGGAGGCGCGCGATGCCGACGAGGTGCGACTGTCGATGTTGCTGGACACGCTCAGTGGAGCGGTGGACGGTCTGCGTCGGGAGTTGTCGATCGGAACGGGTTCCCGCAGACCCGCCGACACCGTCAGAGGGGCGAATCCGGGGCGTCACGGTGGTCGCGTCTCCGAACCGGCCGGGCTCGACAGTCTGCTCGCGCTGCCGAACGTGCATCTGATCGTGGACGGCTACAACGTCACCAAGACCGGTTATCCGGAACTGTCCCTCGTCGAACAGCGTCAGCGTTTGGTGAGGGAGCTCGGTGCCTTGGCCTCGCGTACGGGTGCCGAGATCACCGTCGTGTTCGACGGCGCCGACGTGACCTCCATCCCGGCCGCGGGGGCGCGGAACGTGCGGGTCCTGTTCTCCGACCCCGGTGTCCTGGCCGACGACGTCATCCGCTCCCTTGTGCTGGCGGAGCCGCAGGGGCGTCCCCTCGTGGTCGCCACCTCCGATCAGGCTGTGGTGAACTCGGTGTGCGCGGCGGGTTCCTACGCCATCCCCGCCGCTGTTCTGCTCGCCCGCCTCGGTCGGGTGTAG
- a CDS encoding ubiquinol-cytochrome c reductase iron-sulfur subunit produces the protein MSSGNGPEQRPSEEELAAMSRDELVRLGAKLDGVEIVNYPDPWPVKGTRAEKRAQRVVALWFVLATLAGLAFLAALIWWPSEYRPPEDEQGHFWYSLYTPMLGITLGVAVLSLAVGGLLYTKRFIPDELAVQERNDNMGKGSDELDRKTIVAHLTDAGERSTFGRRSMIKRTLGLGAGVLGLGTVALPLAGFIKNPWKDPESPDSLAHTGWKPQYPGEIVYLRRNTGDPQEISLVRPEDLDAGAMETVWPFRESERDDPEALSAALKRSDTPVMLIRLRPEDADRVVKRKGQEDFNYGPYYAYSKICTHVGCPTSLYEQQTNRALCPCHQSQFDILQYAKPVFGPATRALPQLPITVHSDGYFIARHDFIEPIGPGYWERKS, from the coding sequence ATGAGTAGCGGTAACGGGCCGGAGCAGCGGCCGAGCGAGGAAGAGCTCGCGGCCATGAGCCGTGACGAACTCGTCCGGCTCGGCGCGAAGCTGGACGGGGTCGAGATCGTCAACTACCCCGATCCGTGGCCGGTCAAGGGCACCAGGGCCGAAAAACGCGCCCAGCGCGTGGTGGCGTTGTGGTTCGTCCTCGCCACTCTGGCGGGGCTTGCCTTCCTGGCCGCGTTGATCTGGTGGCCTTCGGAGTACCGGCCGCCGGAGGATGAGCAAGGGCACTTCTGGTACAGCCTCTACACGCCGATGCTCGGCATCACGCTGGGTGTGGCGGTGCTTTCGCTGGCGGTGGGTGGCCTGCTCTACACGAAGCGGTTCATCCCGGACGAGCTCGCCGTGCAAGAGCGCAACGACAACATGGGCAAGGGCTCGGACGAGCTCGACCGCAAGACGATCGTGGCGCACTTGACCGATGCCGGCGAACGCAGCACCTTCGGACGTCGGTCGATGATCAAGCGCACGCTCGGTCTGGGAGCCGGTGTGCTGGGTCTGGGCACGGTGGCGCTGCCGCTGGCCGGCTTCATCAAGAACCCGTGGAAGGACCCGGAGAGCCCGGACTCGCTCGCCCACACCGGCTGGAAGCCGCAGTATCCGGGCGAGATCGTCTATCTCCGACGCAACACGGGTGACCCGCAGGAGATCTCCCTCGTACGTCCGGAGGATCTCGACGCGGGTGCTATGGAGACCGTGTGGCCGTTCCGGGAGTCCGAACGGGACGACCCGGAGGCGTTGTCGGCTGCGCTCAAGCGTTCCGACACTCCCGTGATGTTGATCCGGCTGCGTCCTGAGGACGCCGATCGGGTGGTCAAGCGTAAGGGCCAGGAGGACTTCAACTACGGTCCCTACTACGCCTACTCCAAGATCTGCACGCACGTGGGATGCCCCACGTCGCTGTACGAGCAGCAGACCAACCGGGCGTTGTGTCCGTGCCACCAGTCGCAGTTCGACATCCTGCAGTACGCGAAGCCGGTGTTCGGTCCGGCCACGCGTGCGCTGCCGCAACTGCCCATCACGGTGCACTCTGACGGGTATTTCATCGCTCGGCACGACTTCATCGAGCCGATCGGTCCGGGTTACTGGGAGCGCAAGTCATGA